From the Carassius carassius chromosome 34, fCarCar2.1, whole genome shotgun sequence genome, the window TAAAAAGATCAGTGaaaatttgatttctcatgtcATGACCCATTTAATATCACTGGATATTTAATATCTGTGGAGATACCTGGAGAAAGCTATCAAATGAGCATTCCCGTTCATCTTATTGGCATTATTTGCATTTTGCTCCAACATAAAAAAACAGCACCACTTGCTGGAGATTCAGCATTGTTGCATTTAGTGCAAGACTTCTATGTCCTGGGATTCTAAACCAACTTTTTGGTTTAGCAGCTCTGCGAAGGGGTTACTTGAGATGAATGACATGATTTCTtccttctttccttctttttAGATTGCCGAAATGAAGAACTGTTGCCCAGCTGGCCAACATTCTGTTCCTCTCTACAGTTATTGGCCAAACAATTATTAACACCAGACTCCTCAACTAAAACACAGacttgaaagaaaaaaagagagatgcaGCCTCTGCCTTTTCTTCCAGAACAGTCTTGAAAGATTTTTTCCCCCGCTCCTTGATtaccagtttttttctttttctcccctGAAGCAGATTCCACAACAAGTATCTGTGTCTGGAGCAGAAGCTCCGTCTGTGACATGGTAAAGTGGGGTTAGACACTCTGGGAAAGGTTTCGGGACTTTCTTAATGCCTACAGAGAGAATGGGGACATTTCAAAAACATGCTGTTGTTTGTAAAAtgaccagaatttttttttttcccataatGTTTTGACTATCACTAATCATTTGTATAGAGAAGAAGCGGCCCTTCATTCATCAAAACATTTTCCTGAGTGACTTTTGAACACTGCTTTCATATTCCCTTTAATATGCTTCAATCTGTATTTCCTTTAATCTAAACAAACTGTGAAAAATTACaaatgttcttttttcttttggtgGTAAGGTTAAGATGAGCAATTTGGATCTGTCTATCTTCAAGATAAAGATATTTTTTGCTGAagccaatgcattttttttcacaatcaaaatgtcattaatatTTCCAGTTTTTAAAGATAATTAACTTTTAGTATATATTTGTCCCTTGGTTGTATTTTGCGGTAGGCTGTAGCTCAGCCTGGGATAAATATCAGCCGTTTGTGCCTGAGCAGGAGAAGGATGAATTCAGATCTCTATTGCAGAGATGACTTCTCCTCCGATAACCGTTAAACCATTAATCAATAGTCAGTACTTGTCACTTCATTTGCCAAGTTAAATCAGTCTTGATGtgtcagatattttattttagccttcATTGTTCTGCTCCATGGTTTTGTTGAGCATTTTAAAGTGTCTGGCTGgcttttggtttgtttttaaaagtaatgtgtgctttatgattttattttttacatagatttaaataaatgtatttcataatgatgtgatgttttatttgtatttttatattaccaTTCCTTACCAACATAGACCATTATAGAGAAACTGTTTTTCAGTGTGGCTCATTTTGTGTACTGTAGATACAGATATAACACAAAGCCAAATAAATAATTCCACTTATCTTACATTTTTCTACAAACCTCCTAAGTATGAATATAGGTGATTCATACTTGGTGCACACCAGATTACAtgctgcataaaataaaataaaaagattcatAAAGATTGATGAGGCGTGActaaagcaaatatatatattttttttataaaaagtatcCCACATCATTAAATAGCTCTGAAAACAGGTATAGAGACTATTGCAGGACCAACAGCCATATATTTATATCTTACAGAAAACATGAAGGTGCTGAGAAAACGCAGGTATTTGAATAtgccattttcatttttgcatggcAGTTAAGGATCATTGCATAGTTTTTCTGTTCAATACAAAGCAGGTTTATGCTTGCAAAGCTAAGACATGAGTAAGACATTTGTGAAAAAGCACCAATCAGGACTTTTTCATAGAATGACTGACAGTTAGGCCTTAACCTAAACAGAGATACAAACATCAGCAGAAACAGCATTAGGTTCTCAAGGGATCTCACAAAAACACAGTGGGCAGCACAATGTGACTCTATTAATACAGTTTTCTTTGCTCTGCCATGCTTACattaccaaaaacaaacaaaaaacatacaaatgcatttcagaaatgtttGACTAACATATCTTTGGAATCAGTAGTTTGTGCTACTCCTCTCACTTGAGGGTGAAGGACAATATTTCCAATACAATATTAGGACAATACATCGGCAAGTGGCAAGCAAGTCTGTTGTGAATGGTGTTTATCTCAACTTTTACATTGCTTTACATTAAGTTTACATAATTACCATGAAGatagaaatgtttttattgttatcattttCAATTCATATCTAGTTATTTGGGTTTGGTGTTCagcatataaatatattgttcagACTACCTTTGACTTGAATATGTTACAGTAACAAATGGCTGACTTTCCTAGGTGCATTTAAAGGCAGCATCGTGACTCGAAGTTCACTTTTACAACAATTTTTAGCAAAAAGTCCACTAATTATGTCTAACAATTGCTAATAATATGTGTAACAGTCTCTTCCATGTAGAATTATATCAGACCCACACAGCTGAGCTGTAATCAAACACAGATGGATGCTTCTCTACAATTTCCGCCCATCCTCTGTCTATCAAGCCCTCTGAGCCCTCTTGTTGGGTGGGTGTGGTTTTCATCTTCATTCCTCTCGTTCTCATCCAGAACGGGTTGCTGACATCTGATTTTGACTTTCTGCATGAGATCTTTGGTTGTTTACAGATATCCGTTGCTTTGCTTTCTCGCTGGTGCTGTGGCCGAACGCGACGTAGGACACGTTTGAAGATGCTTGCTGTTATTGAGAGTTTCCTGGAGATATCTTGAGAGTGACTGCTAGATGATGACTCCGAAAGAGTGTCTTTAAGAATGAAGTCATTCTGCTCCTTACCTGTTGTCTGGCCTCCAACATCAGGCAGGTCCAGCCAGTTCCCGACCAAATCAGCAAAAACATTGTCGCCCAGTACCAATGGCTGTCTGTTTCTACTGTGGTTCATCAATGAGGCTGTCCAATCAGTGGAGTCGTCGATATCGTATGTAGAGAAATCGTTGTCGATTGTGTGTTCCTGAGAGGAAAAAGAGGAAGAAGTGCTCAGACTTCCTCGGTAAACCCTCCTGGGTTCATGTACCATGGGAGTATGGCAGTTCTCTGCTGGAGAACTCGTGAGATACAAAGACGGTTCCATGATAAGCTCAGTCTTGGAACATTCTTGTGAAAGAATTTCTTCTGGGTTCTGTGTTCGGTTCAGGTGGGTTATTATTGAACTGTGGTTTATCTGATCGAgcattgtgtgagtgtgtgaagagGCCTGGCTCATTTTACTGGAGAACTCCAGCTCCTTCAGTGCAGTCTGGACCTGCAAGAGTTTGAGCTCCTGGAGAGCACCGATCACAGAATTCCTTTGAGCTTGGAGACCCTCACCTGACTGCCACAAAGAATCCTATAATGGGAAAGGCAAAAAAGCAAGAGAGCAATTACTATAGACTTAATGAAGCAATTATCAATGAAATCTGTTGTGACTGATGAATAACGCTTACACTCACTTCacagtaattttcaaaaatcaataTTACTCCAAACAGTCTGCAATTTCTGCCCAGCGTGCCATCACAGATACCTTACTCAGCATCTGCTGAAGAGAACgcagatgtttttttctttcttgtcacAGCCTCCAATGAATTGCTTACTAGGAGGATGAAGGCATGGCTTCTTTTAAAGCTGATTTGAAACTACACTACTGATTTCTCAAAAATGACATTGAAAATTAAAATTAGGagcatgttttattacatttattaatgttattttttgacAGTTATGAACatataaaattttaaacaatGTAAAAGAGATTGTAACATCatagttttgttaaatattaACGTGATTTATTCTGAAAAGCAAAATGTCTGTCTTTAAGTGAATTTATGAGTCAGAATGTTTATAAACATATTTGATATCCCATAACGAGTCTGTTTGGTTGTATTTAGGTTATTTATTTACatagatttaaataaatgtatttcatattgatgtggtgttttatttatattccaTACTCTGCAAAAATGccctttttcttctgttatagAATAAAACCACTGTCATCCTACCTTCTTTCACCCTGCAGTCTCTGCATTTCTTTTCTTCTCATCTCACTCCCTGTTTTCTGTTCCTTCTGTCCCTGGTGATCGATCACCAGCCGGTCtgagcacagcagcacacaactGATGCTTTTCTACAGCAGTGTTGTGTCTCAAGGCATGATGGGAGATGTAGGAGCTTATGTGGGTGAAATGACTAGACTTTAAATCATGGGCGAACAGCTGAGGCATGTATTTTACTCAGTTTATGATTTTACTGGGTTGGTCATAAACACAAGTGTAGGGAAACATAATGCTTAACTTTTATTATGACCAGAAAAATTCCATTCAGTGGAAATTCAAACAGAATGTTATAGGCTGCTTATGTAAGCAGTAGAGCCATAATGTCATCATAAAAGTCACTTTTACAATTACAGTtctgtttttaaagtttaaagaggCAAATTATTGCAGCTAATCACTTTTACATATATAACTTAGACCTGCTTGCTACTAGTTATGGCATGTTTTGTGTTCACTATTTCATCAGATTCAGCAGAAGGTAGTATTTCTCATTGTGTGAGGTCACGACTTCTCCCATGTCAGTTTCCTTTGGGATGTGCCCAAGATGGACCTCagtgcagaacacaagatccagggggcatGGCTGGatccagatccaactcctcccaccttacatatacctaaacctacatgtctccaccccctgatccctaaacccacccatctccacccctaatCCTACCAATCTCCACCCCTATCATCCTTGTGGCCCTGTTTCCTCATTTGACaagcactcactctctcactcatttatTTCCAGTATCAATCATAACAATAAaggttatttaaattaatataacgtaaataaataaatcatttaattgcTATTTAGGATAAATTAATTAGATACGTTTTTTTTCACCATAAGGGTTTATTGCATCGCGTTTCTACCGCAATATTGTATGTGTGCTTATCACAGAGCCAAAAAGCGTGTTTTTGTTTGACATAAATCTCACAACCTGCACTTAAATTTGTAAACATTACAGAATTCAGGTGCCAGCCAATCAGCGGCCCCCTTTTCAAAAAAACGTTGCCAATCAGGTTTCACCTTTTCTCCTGCGCCGGACAACAGCTGGATAAACAAACACAGGTGCAAAACCGCGCAGGAGAAAGGCTATAAAATTGTGTTTATGAGAACAATATAATGCAAAGTCATACTAATTATGTCTATTATACATATCTGAGAAGATGCTTGcaataacaacacacacactgtcctGTAAAAGTAGAAGACAAAAGAAAACAATCAAGAAAATCTCACCAGTTCATGTTTTAGACGCCGAAGGTTGCTGTCCATGTCACCGGGATTCGTTTTCTCTTGCCCCATAACTGCTAAATtacaaagtaataaataaaaaaataaataactaaacgcGGTGGAATCGTTAAAACTTGGTTCCTTTTGATGTCGCTATTCGCTGAGTTATCTGGTTTCTTCCGTGTTGCTTTCTAATGGTCAGTCGTGTTTGACCAGCGATGTTTGCTAATATATATTCCTCTATCACCTCGCCTCTGACACACtgctgagattacattcatatgaCATTACAGCTCAGCACATACGAGGAAGAGGTACAGTCAAGCCACTGAAGaatattcaagtttatttttgtatagcgctttttacaatgcaaatcgTTACAAAGAATATGTTGTGTCATGTTGCTTTGAGGGgaaactttaatatatatattagaacttaaataattataataatagttatataGAATTTAATTCCTTGATGCCTTCCATCTAAAGCAGCAAATGTTCGTCTTTAAACTTGCTGGGTCAAACTTTCAAACGACgtgtaattacagtttattacagGGAATGTATTTGATGTGGTATTCAGAGTTTGCTTTAATTTCAACTCCACAGAAGTCAAACGTCTCCACATAgagtttgtttaataataataggcACTGTATTTCAATTTCATCGCTTGTTTATGTCAACCTAGTGTGTTTGTCGCCCTCTGCAGGATGTTGCTGATACTTTAAGCGGCGTTTCTGTTTCTGTGCGCAAGAGGGCGAAGTGATTCAGTGCTCAAACTCATTTATTCAGCGTCGAAGAACTGAACTACGTGCAATAAAAATATGGCGGCATCCGTGAACGCAGCGCATGAGCTGCAACCCAGAACCCGGACAGAAGATGTTCTGATGAACGGGGGTGTCGAGTTCAGCTCTCTACTCCTCTCAAAACATGTGCTTGAGGGGTTATCTGCCTCTGGCTTTCAGAGACCGTCCCCCATCCAGCTGAAGGCAATCCCGCTGGGAAGATGTGGACTCGGTACGAGACCCGTTAATACTAGAAAACAGCACCAAAACAGTCACATTCCAGAACTGACTGCTCTTTAATGACAGGAGTGTAATGTGAAAATCAAAAAATATAGTGCATCATTGAGAAATTTCATGCACCGGGAAATATTCttgtttattgttgttttctTCCGTCCAGATCTTATAGTTCAGGCCAAGTCTGGCACAGGAAAGACCTGTGTGTTTACCACCATCGCTTTGGACTCTCTTATATTGGAAAACACGACCACACAGGTATTACATTTTTCCAGGTATTACATTTTTCCAATATGCAGCGGAATGTAATGTGTTACCAGACATTGTCCTATTCCATAAGAACTGTTTTAATATAAAACAGAATATTGGAACTATGGAGATTTGAAAGTctcatttatttttcatgttaaatGTAAGCACCCAAAACACGAATGTGTGCCTGGCTGACATGTGCCCTTTCTTGTCCCATCAGGTGCTGGTTTTGGCCCCCACTCGGGAGATTGCGGTGCAGATTCATGCTGTGGTCATGGCAATAGGCAGTGCTATGGAGGGCTTGGAGTGTCATGTGTTCATCGGTGGCCGACCTGTTAGTCAAGACAAATTTCACCTGAAGAAATGCCACATTGCCATTGGTTCACCAGGTATGAGCTAGTTGAAATTCTTACTGGACAGATGTGTCAGATGAATTATTATAGGAACTGTAACCTTAGCTAACTTTAGTTTAGATTGGCTAATATTGCATATTTAGATGTCTTTGTTCATATTTATTCTTGATAACCTTTTGTGGCTTCATTACTTAGCTATTTAAAGTTGATTTGTGTTTATTGTGCCACTGATAGTCCCACACCAAACTGAACCATTGGTTGCTGATTTGCTCTGGTCAGACTACTCAAATAAACGGCAAAGTTTCACTGAGCCATAGTTAATGGTCCAGTTCATTTGGACATTCGTATGTGGATGAAAATACCTtttgcatttcaaaatgtttgtaatatgctatttaaatatgttctTTATTAACTAGCTAGACAAAGTGAGATATTTGTCATTTAGGGAAAATAAGGGAATTGTCTGGAATCGTTTTTAACACAGTAACTCGAGATTTCTCTAATATAGagatatgtgtttttattttataaggcAGTGTTGATGaagtttagttttattcataggtCGTATTAAGCAGCTCATTGAGATGGGAGCACTGACTACGTCCTCCattcgtttgtttgttttggacgaGGCTGATAAGTTGCTGGaggacaacagcagcagcagctttcAGGAGCAGATCAAGTAAGAGTTGAACAGGTGGTTCTGATTCAGAGACTTTTCTGGATTGTTATTTATCAGATATAACTGATCTTTCTGTCTTTTCTTAGCTGGATTTTCTCCTCTTTACctgcaaacaaacaaatgttgGCCCTTTCTGCTACTTACCCAGAATCTCTTGCACAACATCTGTCAAGATACATGAGAGAGCCGACATTTGTGCGACTGAACCAGACAGACCCCGGACTCCTTGGTCAGTCTTCGGTGCTGTCTGATTTGTTGATGCATTTCTTTCATGTGAATACGCTTTCAAATCTGAATTAAAACAGTTTGTGTTGTTCTTGTTATATTCTCTCCACCAGGACTGAAGCAGTACTATAAAATCGTGCCATCTCATTCATTACCTCATAAAGTGTTTGAGGAGAAGGTTCAGAGTCTTCTTGAACTTTTTAGCAAAATCCCGTTTAACCAAGCATTGGTATTCTCAAACCTCCATACAAGGCAAGAGCTGCCACAACTCCAATTTCTTCCATTATTTTGGAAATATGCTGATGCTTGTGATAAGCATAACATACACTGTTACAGCACATACAGACTTTTATTAACAACAGAATTGTGATCTTTATTGAAAGTAATGAAAGACTGACTTGAGCTGTTGTTCTGCAGAGCTCAGCACCTGGCTGATATCCTGTCCTCTAAAGGTTTGCCTGCGGTCTGCATCTCGGGTAAGAAAATTCTCACTAAATTCTGATTATACCAAAAAGATTTTCTTGGAACACAATAAgtataacaaattaataatagaatatgtaagggccattcacacagaaaatgtttttttttgtaaaaaaaaaaagtgtaagagAGAACCGTAGACTGGAAATTTCAAGGTCTCTTGTTTTTAAAGAGATGAACTTTtcatttaagctcttttttaacaGTCGCATACATAAGCAATGGAAAAGCAGCACAGTGCCTCTGTAGGcaactcactaggttttggatcaGAATGATATCATTTAGAATGTGTGGATGTAAATGAAGGCCCACAATGAATGAAAGTCATTGTTAATGGTTATGTTTAAATCCCTTGATGTGTGTTTTGTATGTAGGTGGTTTGAGTCAGGATCAGAGGTTAGAGGCGATGTGGAAGCTGAAACAGTATCAGTGTCGAGTTTTAATATCCACTGATCTGGTGAGGCTCTGAACCTATTATAACACCTACACTGGAAAATACCCAATGTTTAATACCGAAGCAACATTTAATTTCTCATGAGTCTCTCTCTTCCACAGACCTCACGTGGTATTGATGCTGAGAAGGTGAACTTGGTGATTAATCTGGACGTTCCTCAGGACTGGGAGACCTACATGCACCGTATTGGTCGTGCTGGACGATTTGGTGTGtctaattataaaacaattaatcACCAATATATGTGGAGCCTCTACTCtgtgtattttaattaatgtgtGTCTTGGGCATTTATATGAGGGCTTAATCAGAAATAATCTGCTGCTAAACACAAAAATAGCtgctaaacacaaacacacagagagcttTTTAATGACCGCAGCACTCCAAAATCAGAATTCATAACTGGAACCTGAACGTGATTGTTGTGGATGAATTTAATCTTCATTCTCATTAGATTTTAGAAATGGATATGATCAGCCATGTCTTCCCTCTGATGGTGACCTCTGTCTGTTGTGTTTCAGGCACTCTGGGGGTTGCTGTGACCTACTGTTGCCATGGAGAGGAGGAGAACAAGATGATGGCCATCGCTCAGAAATGTTCTCTGAATCTCACTCATTTACCAGGTACAGAGGAAGACAGACATCTTAGTcctttttaaaggaatattccaggttcTGTGCACGTTAAGCTCAGCTGATAGCATTTGTGGTATAATGTTGATTATCACCAAAAATCATTTCCACTTTGGGTAACCGTGATGCACTCAAAATGGAAGTGAGTCGGGCCAGTCTGTAAAGTCACTATagtgtaatataaatatttatagaaagtgtaaatagtttatatataaatatccaATAAAATACTAACTAAAACATAGTCACAAGGCATAATATGCCTTGATTAAACTTGCTTATAGAGCCCCTTAAGAGACATGGTGAtggtaattaaaatgaaatgggtggaaaaattatatttttacacttttgCAGTCTCTCCGAAAACAAAAATCTCTCTCCCCCTAGAAACTTTGTGCATTAGCAAAACTATTGTGATAGAAATAATATGAGATGGGAGGAAAAACTGTATTTCAGTGCTTTTCAAGTGAACGCAAAACATCTGAGAGAATGCAAAAATTTACAAGAGAATTTTATACTTTTGTGAGGGaacacaaaatctttttttttttttttttcatcatggcCCTTAGGGGCTCCCGATAGCAGTGGTTTTCGaactgcttttatatatatatatttatatatatatatatatatatatatatatatatatatatatatatatatatatatatatatattagtcctGTTCATTGTTGTTATCACTGTCAGTCGTTGCGATATTCAAGAGATAATCCCACATTTATATGCTGATGTCAATCCCAAGACTTCCTCTTaacatcttaaaaatataaacttttcaGATTCTGAATGAATTATCCAAGAAAGTGTGCACAGAGCACTCcctttataattactaaaaaaTTCTGTCCCTCATTTCAGTTTATCGTGATTTCACAAATTTCTGATCAGTTAAGCTCTCTGCATTGCACAGTGAATCGTTTATTTATATCGTGTCTACACATAACTCAGCTCTGAACAAAAACTCATGTGTTTTAAGTGGTCAGTGGATTCTAActtaaacacctctgattggccattgcgttgaaatcaacagacatgtctgtgattggccaCATTGCTCAACACTGCCATGATCaactgttttattgtttattttgttattaaaattacgTTTGCTGGTTCCCATGTCTGTGTGTCTTGGAACATCATATATGTGTTTTCCATAAATCATCCTGGTGACCCAGGGtttgaaaatttaaattttcatcCCCGGACGTCCAGAAAAATTAGTATATCTAGGCCTTAAGGTGACTTTTAATCCAAAGTTGCCTTAGCAACACAATACTATGAACCCTAAAAtggctgtaaaaataaataaagttccggTTTAAGTTTTATTGAACCTGGAATCTTCCTTTAACTTGGCGCGAAGGCTGTTAAGCTTTTTTCCCTACCTTGTGTTACAGATCCAATCCCTCCAGGTATCATGGAAGAGGCTTGTGACTGGGACGTGATCATTGAACCTCCTTCCAAACCCACTCAGAAAATTCCTGATGTTTCCAAACCAGGGAAGAAGAAACAAGCTAAATCTGAGAAGCCGATATCGAAACCCTCCAGAGAGCCTCACATCTCAAAGGTCATCCCAGAAAGGGCAACAAGTGATAAATCCAACAGTGGAGCTGAAATCAATGTAAAAAATCACTCACCCAAACCTGCGAGGCAAAAACCATTACAGTCTGCTACAAATCTCCAGCATGACTCGACTCCTTCTCAGAGGGAGCAGAATGACACCCTTCCCAGAATTCCTCCACTATCATCTTTTAAGTTGCATGCAAAAAAAGTTATGACTTTCAATGAGGCTGTGATGGATTATGAGAACTTCATAACAGAAGGTCCGGGAAGATCTGTTGAAATCATTCGCCAATATGATGGATTCAACAGGAGTCAAGATGCAGTTAATGGACTGCAGTACAACTATGATGATGGTCATGATAATGATAAAGCTTATAAAACATATGTTCCAGAAGAATCACACTCCTATCAAGATCTTCCTCCACCACAGGAGGTTTCAGAGTTGTCCTCTGAGCAGAAGACTCTTTCTGTGTCATCTGATGATTCTTCTTCAGAGTCTGAGATGGTGGTGGAGGAGAGTGAGTCAAGCTCTTCTGTCCCCAATCGGTCTTCACATTGCACACCTGCTCATCCAGACAATCAAGTCTCAGAATTGAATGAATTCTCTTTACCTTCGGTTAGAGTATTACAACAGACCAGCAGAAACAAGCAAAGGCCTAGTAAACCTCAATCCCAGAATCCTGCTAACCACCACAGCCTTCCCCAGAAACATCGGCCAGCCTCTAAATCCGGGAGGAAGGCTGCATCAGCAGGGCAGAGGTGGAAGATGAGGGAGACTGATGACCTGGAAGAGGAAGTGGCAAGGCAGGATTACTGGAGTTCATACAGAGCCTGGGTTGAATATTACAATTCCTATTATCATCATTCACCCTATAACTGGATAACTGGATTTTATATGAATTCTGTCTACATAAAAGAAATGATGAAGCACTAAAAAAGTTATTGGGATTGTCAAGTCAATGACTTTTGAGCCTTGTAATGTTCTCATTTGCATTGTGTACGTTCATGTAGTTCTCtaataaaaattaattcttaAGATATGTGcaatcatttgaaatattttgt encodes:
- the LOC132114503 gene encoding probable ATP-dependent RNA helicase DDX20 codes for the protein MAASVNAAHELQPRTRTEDVLMNGGVEFSSLLLSKHVLEGLSASGFQRPSPIQLKAIPLGRCGLDLIVQAKSGTGKTCVFTTIALDSLILENTTTQVLVLAPTREIAVQIHAVVMAIGSAMEGLECHVFIGGRPVSQDKFHLKKCHIAIGSPGRIKQLIEMGALTTSSIRLFVLDEADKLLEDNSSSSFQEQINWIFSSLPANKQMLALSATYPESLAQHLSRYMREPTFVRLNQTDPGLLGLKQYYKIVPSHSLPHKVFEEKVQSLLELFSKIPFNQALVFSNLHTRAQHLADILSSKGLPAVCISGGLSQDQRLEAMWKLKQYQCRVLISTDLTSRGIDAEKVNLVINLDVPQDWETYMHRIGRAGRFGTLGVAVTYCCHGEEENKMMAIAQKCSLNLTHLPDPIPPGIMEEACDWDVIIEPPSKPTQKIPDVSKPGKKKQAKSEKPISKPSREPHISKVIPERATSDKSNSGAEINVKNHSPKPARQKPLQSATNLQHDSTPSQREQNDTLPRIPPLSSFKLHAKKVMTFNEAVMDYENFITEGPGRSVEIIRQYDGFNRSQDAVNGLQYNYDDGHDNDKAYKTYVPEESHSYQDLPPPQEVSELSSEQKTLSVSSDDSSSESEMVVEESESSSSVPNRSSHCTPAHPDNQVSELNEFSLPSVRVLQQTSRNKQRPSKPQSQNPANHHSLPQKHRPASKSGRKAASAGQRWKMRETDDLEEEVARQDYWSSYRAWVEYYNSYYHHSPYNWITGFYMNSVYIKEMMKH
- the LOC132114504 gene encoding PAK4-inhibitor INKA2-like, giving the protein MGQEKTNPGDMDSNLRRLKHELSGEGLQAQRNSVIGALQELKLLQVQTALKELEFSSKMSQASSHTHTMLDQINHSSIITHLNRTQNPEEILSQECSKTELIMEPSLYLTSSPAENCHTPMVHEPRRVYRGSLSTSSSFSSQEHTIDNDFSTYDIDDSTDWTASLMNHSRNRQPLVLGDNVFADLVGNWLDLPDVGGQTTGKEQNDFILKDTLSESSSSSHSQDISRKLSITASIFKRVLRRVRPQHQRESKATDICKQPKISCRKSKSDVSNPFWMRTRGMKMKTTPTQQEGSEGLIDRGWAEIVEKHPSVFDYSSAVWV